From Halorubrum salinarum, the proteins below share one genomic window:
- a CDS encoding AMP-binding protein, protein MRDWLSHRVVSSPDDTALIRAEDGEAWSYTDLDRLVAETAGRLVAHGLGEGDRIGVLTPPYVGTVGLVHATMRIGATFVPLGQELTAREIAARIDRTDLDAVVCAEPTEATATDATAEIEGVPVYSVDDPTSAEVTGIHDVDPAALDPPAWSFDDPLCVLFTSGTTGEPKPVPLTAGNVYSSAVASAFRLGVEADDRWLVSLSLHHMGGLAPVYRSVMYGATLVLREGFDAGGTADDIDAYDVTGVSLVPTMLKRMLDRRGTLSDSLRVVLLGGAPAPAELLERCRDYSIPVYPTYGMTEAASQITTATPRQTRDRIGTVGRPLFGTDVTVVGDDGDPVEPGETGEVVVRGPTITPGYLAQGDGDGSEADDDGDVAPPDNGDAAAPDDVDLNGIDPADIDRSDFGPYGLHTGDVGRFDEEGYLHVLNRVDDRIITGGENVEPGEVGDVLRGYAEVEDVAVVGLDDEVWGERVAALVAVGDRFPNGAGATEDAANGDPDPTETGVPEEESADLADEETRSDDATGPDDATGPDDATPVVGGEGVGPAPIDEGAFVDHARERLAGFKIPKTVAYVEELPRTVSGTVDREATRALLRERGTDPRKNTDADLETAGFKPADPAEPVEQAEATPPDGASASESDAERPEEVDIADAEEVAGGPTSDDEPEREPAETEGENGADAEESGDTDANGSGDSDAADGT, encoded by the coding sequence ATGCGCGACTGGCTCTCCCACCGGGTAGTCTCGTCGCCGGACGACACCGCCCTGATCCGCGCCGAGGACGGCGAGGCGTGGAGCTACACCGACCTCGACCGACTGGTCGCCGAGACGGCCGGTCGGCTCGTCGCGCACGGGCTCGGCGAGGGCGACCGGATCGGCGTGCTGACCCCACCGTACGTCGGCACCGTCGGCCTCGTCCACGCGACGATGCGGATCGGGGCGACGTTCGTCCCGCTCGGTCAGGAGCTGACCGCGCGCGAGATCGCCGCGCGGATCGACCGGACCGACCTCGACGCCGTGGTCTGCGCGGAGCCGACGGAGGCGACGGCGACCGACGCGACGGCGGAGATCGAAGGGGTCCCCGTCTACTCCGTCGACGACCCGACGAGCGCCGAGGTCACCGGGATCCACGACGTCGACCCGGCGGCGCTCGACCCGCCGGCGTGGTCGTTCGACGACCCGCTCTGCGTGCTGTTCACCTCGGGGACGACCGGCGAGCCCAAGCCCGTGCCGCTGACCGCTGGCAACGTGTACAGCTCGGCGGTCGCCTCGGCGTTCCGGCTGGGGGTCGAGGCGGACGACCGCTGGCTCGTGTCGCTGTCGCTCCACCACATGGGCGGGCTCGCGCCGGTGTATCGGTCGGTCATGTACGGGGCGACGCTCGTGTTGCGCGAGGGGTTCGACGCCGGCGGCACCGCGGACGACATCGACGCCTACGACGTGACCGGCGTCTCGCTCGTCCCGACGATGCTCAAGCGGATGCTCGACCGACGCGGGACGCTGTCGGACTCGCTCCGCGTGGTCCTGCTCGGCGGCGCGCCCGCGCCGGCGGAGCTGTTGGAGCGGTGTCGCGACTACTCGATCCCGGTCTACCCGACGTACGGGATGACCGAGGCGGCCTCGCAGATCACTACCGCGACGCCGCGACAGACCAGGGACCGGATCGGGACGGTCGGCCGGCCCCTCTTCGGCACTGACGTAACGGTCGTCGGCGACGACGGCGACCCGGTCGAGCCCGGCGAGACCGGCGAGGTCGTCGTCAGGGGCCCGACGATCACGCCGGGGTACCTCGCGCAGGGCGACGGCGACGGGTCCGAGGCGGACGACGACGGCGACGTGGCGCCCCCCGACAACGGAGACGCGGCGGCCCCCGACGACGTCGACCTGAACGGGATCGACCCCGCGGACATCGACCGGTCGGACTTCGGCCCCTACGGGCTCCACACCGGCGACGTGGGACGGTTCGACGAGGAGGGGTACCTCCACGTGCTCAACCGGGTCGACGACCGGATCATCACCGGCGGCGAGAACGTCGAGCCGGGCGAGGTCGGAGACGTGCTCCGGGGGTACGCCGAGGTCGAGGACGTGGCAGTCGTCGGCCTCGACGACGAGGTGTGGGGCGAGCGCGTGGCGGCGCTCGTCGCCGTCGGCGACCGGTTCCCGAACGGGGCTGGTGCCACGGAAGACGCCGCGAACGGTGATCCCGACCCGACGGAGACCGGCGTACCGGAGGAGGAGTCGGCCGACCTGGCCGACGAGGAGACGAGATCCGACGACGCGACGGGCCCCGACGACGCGACGGGCCCCGACGACGCGACGCCGGTCGTCGGGGGCGAGGGCGTCGGTCCCGCACCGATCGACGAGGGCGCGTTCGTCGACCACGCTCGGGAGCGCCTCGCCGGCTTCAAGATCCCGAAGACGGTCGCGTACGTCGAGGAGCTCCCCCGGACCGTCTCCGGGACGGTCGACAGGGAGGCGACGCGGGCGCTCCTCCGGGAGCGCGGCACGGACCCCCGAAAGAACACCGACGCGGACCTGGAGACGGCGGGGTTCAAGCCCGCGGATCCCGCCGAGCCGGTCGAGCAGGCGGAGGCGACGCCTCCGGACGGCGCGAGCGCCTCGGAGTCCGACGCCGAGCGCCCCGAGGAGGTCGACATCGCCGACGCCGAGGAGGTCGCGGGCGGACCGACGAGCGACGACGAGCCCGAGAGGGAGCCGGCGGAGACCGAGGGAGAGAACGGCGCGGACGCCGAGGAGTCGGGCGATACAGACGCCAACGGGTCGGGCGACTCGGACGCGGCCGATGGCACATAA
- a CDS encoding universal stress protein, whose protein sequence is MYSEILVPTDGSPASDAAIEHAIDLADRYDARLHALYVVDGAAYSSLEAGAEVVVEALESEGEEATTRVAEAAADAGVECVTSVTSGTAYRSIHNYVDDHGIDVVVMGTHGRKGIDRYLLGSVTERVVRTSDVPVLTVRQSADE, encoded by the coding sequence ATGTACTCAGAGATCCTTGTTCCGACGGACGGCAGCCCGGCGTCGGACGCCGCGATCGAACACGCGATCGACCTCGCGGACCGATACGACGCTCGCCTCCACGCGCTGTACGTCGTCGACGGCGCGGCGTACTCCAGCCTCGAGGCGGGCGCGGAGGTCGTCGTCGAGGCGCTCGAATCGGAGGGCGAGGAGGCGACGACCCGCGTCGCCGAGGCCGCCGCGGACGCCGGCGTCGAGTGCGTCACCAGCGTCACGTCCGGGACCGCCTACCGGTCCATCCACAACTACGTCGACGACCACGGCATCGACGTCGTGGTGATGGGGACCCACGGGCGGAAGGGGATCGACCGCTACCTGCTCGGGAGCGTCACGGAGCGGGTCGTCCGCACGTCGGACGTACCGGTGTTGACCGTGCGACAGTCGGCGGATGAGTAG
- a CDS encoding ribbon-helix-helix domain-containing protein — MPRVKITVPEHLEMQIAQMVEEGEFLNREEAVEELLSTGIKAYKTSGPRDDDDSNGFEDEGMMGHEDEYVF, encoded by the coding sequence ATGCCACGAGTGAAGATAACCGTGCCGGAGCATCTGGAGATGCAGATCGCCCAGATGGTCGAGGAGGGGGAGTTCCTCAACCGAGAGGAGGCGGTCGAGGAGCTGCTGTCGACTGGCATCAAGGCGTACAAGACGAGCGGCCCGCGAGACGACGACGACTCCAACGGATTCGAAGACGAGGGGATGATGGGCCACGAAGACGAGTACGTCTTCTGA
- a CDS encoding MBL fold metallo-hydrolase, whose product MATEIAEGVWRIECRGVNAYLVFDDVPTLVDAGTPWDEAAIRDGLDDAGVAVSEVGRVLLTHYDLDHVGTLAALAPDLDAPVRAYGFDAQLLRGARSPPLRNHKGLIQRLGGLVTDRTDLDVVGVRDGERIGSFTAYHTPGHTPGHVAYVSEELGVGLLGDLVSASDGDLEPSGWLISYDTGAVTTSVRGLAERAPAFEVACVGHGDPLATGGGEALRRLAATV is encoded by the coding sequence ATGGCAACCGAGATCGCCGAGGGCGTCTGGCGGATCGAGTGTCGCGGTGTCAACGCGTACCTCGTCTTCGACGACGTGCCGACGCTCGTCGACGCCGGGACTCCGTGGGACGAGGCCGCGATCCGGGACGGGCTCGACGACGCTGGCGTCGCCGTCTCGGAAGTCGGCCGCGTCCTGCTCACGCACTACGACCTCGACCACGTCGGGACGCTGGCGGCACTCGCGCCCGACCTCGACGCGCCGGTCCGCGCGTACGGCTTCGACGCCCAACTCCTCCGCGGGGCGCGGTCACCGCCGCTTCGGAACCACAAGGGCCTGATCCAGCGGCTCGGCGGGCTCGTCACCGACCGCACCGACCTCGACGTCGTCGGCGTCCGCGACGGCGAGCGGATCGGGTCGTTCACGGCGTACCACACGCCCGGCCACACGCCGGGTCACGTCGCGTACGTCAGCGAGGAACTTGGCGTCGGCCTCCTCGGCGACCTCGTCTCGGCGTCGGACGGCGATCTCGAACCCTCCGGCTGGCTAATCAGCTACGACACGGGAGCGGTGACGACGAGCGTCCGCGGGCTCGCCGAGCGCGCCCCGGCGTTCGAGGTCGCCTGCGTCGGGCACGGCGACCCGCTCGCGACGGGCGGCGGCGAGGCCCTGCGACGGCTGGCGGCGACCGTCTGA
- a CDS encoding MutS-related protein: MRLEDYWGIGPKTSERLTEALGTERAVEAIESADVRALVDAGLHRGRATRILRRANGEAGMDVLATGDARSVYDDLLGLAADAALTAHAADRIRVLTPLLDRDAVEQRLDRVVAARDAWEGLDDAEREAVADAFAAYDEADGSDLAAVETAVALREAGLTDGPFADVGALDGDRLRDAADALADVRGSIDPAGDLDGDDIEIAAGADAELDRLREQLSAARDLADSAFDVLETVRDGSLRDFEALEAATVDHVARETGVEPATVRSAAPDEALDAADFVSGTLRDLVGELEAAADEREAAVAADIRERLGDEPEGDEDTTVARAATAVSDAAFLLSLGRFAAENGHVRPTLVDDGIAVRGARNPFLGGDVQPVSYGVGSHSLAGEAGVASADAPPTGDRVSVLTGANSGGKTTLLETLCAVALLASMGLPVPADAAEVGTFDRIVFHRRHASFNAGVLESTLKSVVPPLVADGRTLMLVDEFEAITEPGRAADLLNGLVTLTVDRGALGVYVTHLAEDLSPLPDAARIDGIFAEGLTNDLELRVDYQPRFETVGKSTPEFIVSRLVANAGDRGVRAGFEHLAGAVGEEAVQRTLSDAEWAANDD; this comes from the coding sequence ATGCGACTGGAGGACTACTGGGGGATCGGCCCCAAGACGAGCGAGCGGCTCACCGAGGCGCTCGGGACCGAACGGGCCGTCGAGGCGATCGAGTCGGCCGACGTCCGCGCGCTCGTCGACGCCGGCCTCCACCGGGGGCGCGCGACCCGCATCCTCCGCCGGGCGAACGGCGAGGCCGGAATGGACGTCCTCGCGACTGGCGACGCCCGCTCGGTGTACGACGACCTCCTCGGGCTCGCGGCCGACGCGGCGCTGACCGCGCACGCGGCCGACCGGATCAGGGTGCTGACCCCACTCCTCGACCGCGACGCCGTCGAGCAGCGGTTAGACCGGGTCGTCGCCGCCCGCGACGCGTGGGAGGGCCTCGACGACGCCGAGCGCGAGGCCGTCGCGGACGCCTTCGCCGCCTACGACGAGGCCGACGGCTCGGACCTCGCCGCGGTCGAGACCGCCGTCGCCCTCCGCGAGGCGGGGTTGACGGACGGCCCGTTCGCGGACGTGGGCGCGCTCGACGGCGACCGCCTGCGCGACGCCGCCGACGCGCTCGCCGACGTGCGGGGCTCGATCGACCCCGCCGGCGACCTCGACGGCGACGACATCGAGATCGCGGCCGGCGCCGACGCGGAGCTGGATCGGCTACGCGAGCAGCTCTCGGCCGCGCGCGACCTCGCGGACTCCGCGTTCGACGTGCTCGAAACCGTCCGCGACGGGAGCCTCCGGGACTTCGAGGCGCTGGAGGCGGCGACGGTCGACCACGTCGCGCGCGAGACCGGCGTCGAGCCGGCGACGGTCCGGTCGGCGGCGCCCGACGAGGCGCTCGACGCGGCCGACTTCGTCTCCGGGACGCTGCGCGACCTCGTCGGCGAACTGGAGGCCGCCGCCGACGAGCGCGAGGCCGCCGTCGCGGCCGACATCCGGGAGCGGCTCGGGGACGAACCGGAGGGCGACGAGGACACCACCGTCGCCCGCGCCGCGACGGCCGTGTCCGACGCCGCGTTCCTGCTCTCTCTGGGGCGGTTCGCGGCCGAGAACGGGCACGTCCGCCCGACGCTCGTCGACGACGGCATCGCCGTGCGCGGGGCGCGGAACCCCTTCCTCGGCGGCGACGTTCAACCGGTCTCGTACGGGGTCGGTTCGCACTCGCTCGCGGGCGAGGCGGGCGTCGCGAGCGCCGACGCGCCGCCGACGGGCGACCGCGTGAGCGTGCTCACCGGGGCGAACTCCGGCGGGAAGACGACGCTCTTGGAGACCCTCTGTGCGGTCGCGCTGCTCGCGTCGATGGGGCTGCCCGTGCCCGCCGACGCGGCCGAGGTCGGGACGTTCGACCGGATCGTCTTCCACCGCCGGCACGCCTCCTTCAACGCCGGTGTGCTGGAGTCGACGCTGAAGTCCGTCGTCCCCCCACTCGTCGCGGACGGCCGCACGCTGATGCTCGTCGACGAGTTCGAGGCGATCACGGAGCCGGGCCGCGCCGCCGACCTGCTGAACGGCCTCGTCACGCTCACGGTCGACCGCGGCGCGCTCGGCGTCTACGTCACGCACCTCGCGGAGGACCTGAGCCCGCTGCCCGACGCGGCCCGGATCGACGGCATCTTCGCGGAGGGGCTGACGAACGACCTGGAACTCCGCGTCGACTACCAGCCGCGGTTCGAGACGGTCGGGAAGTCCACGCCGGAGTTCATCGTCTCGCGGCTGGTCGCGAACGCCGGCGACCGCGGGGTCCGCGCGGGCTTCGAACACCTCGCCGGCGCGGTCGGCGAGGAGGCGGTCCAGCGAACGCTCTCGGACGCCGAGTGGGCGGCGAACGATGACTGA
- a CDS encoding transcription initiation factor IIB: protein MERPSRQRQQERDTEQETDESTVSCPECDSEDIVTDADQELVCEDCGLVLDERNIDRGPEWRAFNHNERQSKSRVGAPITETMHDKGLTTTIDWKDKDAYGRSLSSEKRSQMHRLRKWQERIRTKDAGERNLQFALSEIDRMASALGVPRSVREVASVIYRRALNEDLIRGRSIEGVSTAALYAACRQEGIPRSLDEVADVSRVPQKEIGRTYRYISQELGLELKPVDPKQFVPRFASALQLSEEVQSKATEIIDVSAEQGLLSGKSPTGFAAAAIYAASLLCNEKKTQREVADVAQVTEVTIRNRYQEQIEAMGFR, encoded by the coding sequence ATGGAACGTCCGAGTCGCCAGCGGCAACAGGAGCGGGACACGGAGCAGGAAACGGACGAATCGACGGTCTCCTGTCCGGAGTGTGACTCGGAGGACATCGTCACCGACGCCGACCAAGAACTCGTCTGCGAGGACTGCGGGCTCGTCTTGGACGAACGGAACATCGACCGCGGCCCGGAGTGGCGCGCGTTCAACCACAACGAGCGGCAGTCCAAGTCGCGCGTCGGCGCCCCCATCACGGAGACGATGCACGACAAGGGGCTGACGACGACCATCGACTGGAAGGACAAGGACGCCTACGGGCGGTCGCTCTCCTCGGAGAAGCGCTCGCAGATGCACCGCCTGCGGAAGTGGCAGGAGCGAATTCGGACCAAAGACGCGGGCGAGCGCAACCTCCAGTTCGCGCTCTCGGAGATCGACCGGATGGCCAGCGCGCTCGGCGTGCCGCGCTCGGTACGCGAGGTCGCCTCCGTCATCTATCGCCGCGCGCTCAACGAGGACCTCATCCGGGGGCGATCCATCGAGGGCGTCTCTACCGCCGCGCTGTACGCCGCCTGCCGACAGGAGGGGATCCCCCGCAGCCTCGACGAGGTCGCCGACGTCTCGCGGGTCCCGCAAAAGGAGATCGGCCGCACCTATCGTTACATCTCCCAGGAGCTCGGCCTGGAACTGAAGCCGGTCGACCCAAAGCAGTTCGTCCCGCGGTTCGCGTCCGCGCTCCAGCTCTCCGAGGAGGTCCAGTCGAAGGCGACCGAGATCATCGACGTCTCCGCGGAGCAGGGCCTCCTCTCCGGGAAGTCGCCCACCGGCTTCGCGGCGGCCGCCATCTACGCCGCGTCGCTGCTCTGTAACGAGAAGAAGACCCAGCGGGAGGTCGCCGACGTGGCGCAGGTCACCGAGGTCACCATCCGCAACCGGTATCAAGAGCAGATCGAAGCGATGGGGTTCCGGTAG
- a CDS encoding apurinic/apyrimidinic endonuclease family protein translates to MSTTSSSGIERTLRGCRPADVDPVVIDATDLDSTAPDHLRDLKQGLAARGYQPAAVATEASFDAESTLERQREADRLRELVRAASFLGAGRIEVAVENEPCEETRTALAALAERADREGVEFVRVDGAA, encoded by the coding sequence ATGAGCACCACCTCCTCGTCCGGCATCGAACGCACGCTACGCGGCTGTCGCCCCGCGGACGTCGACCCGGTCGTCATCGACGCGACCGACCTCGACAGCACCGCGCCCGACCACCTCCGCGACCTCAAGCAGGGGCTCGCCGCCCGGGGCTACCAGCCAGCCGCCGTCGCGACCGAGGCGTCGTTCGACGCCGAGAGCACGCTCGAACGCCAGCGCGAGGCCGACCGCCTCCGCGAGCTCGTCCGGGCGGCGTCGTTCCTCGGCGCCGGGCGGATCGAGGTCGCCGTCGAAAACGAGCCGTGCGAGGAGACCCGCACGGCGCTCGCGGCGCTCGCCGAGCGAGCCGACCGCGAGGGCGTCGAGTTCGTCCGCGTCGACGGCGCCGCCTGA
- a CDS encoding rhomboid family intramembrane serine protease has product MVAEALTADAVHLAAGGVALAVALAVVYAVDRPSGDWTRALRSRLLLGVPWGTLVVMAGVVGVYLFVQSGLDNPNRPVVIPFRSWSYFYPEGLVWSSFAHASRGHITGNLLAAVVAGGLSEYAYGHFPDGREVGDADRLAVRLRRLPSRLRALPSRARRLPERIRAIPGRIAAVESPAANPYVRAFLIVPGAAVAFGLASALFALGPVIGFSVVVFAYWGFALVSRPVAAVVAMAGTTLVGVLYDAVRVPVAFAEASPSYGVPGWANVAIQGHALGLIGGALVAVVLLRRRSQVRNGGDRGADSDAAAGRWRHHPVATADGGGARTDATERSAIVVFGALLLFGASRRLWAVYWYLGNERYELYRAVGVGLLALLAAIVAVAAVSRDEPFWPARAVPDPETIRGGVRSATPAAVGLLLLVAALAVVAGPAVVPNLVAVDDGELPGDPVEVEGYQVTYAEDVENRLVGVVDVEAFGRSTSVNTSGVIVSNPDREIWTTAVSKGNLAFWGYRAVDVGGTGWRETVWVQRVGWVAANGGPTYRVDAVRNETRRTLFTSEPARAEPRIDGRNVVVAAARGGFELSVIGGSGNNVTAALPAANESVTVRGITLVREGDVLFAERNETRVRIAQRERYEGRQ; this is encoded by the coding sequence ATGGTCGCAGAGGCGCTGACGGCGGACGCCGTTCACCTCGCCGCAGGGGGCGTCGCGCTCGCCGTCGCGCTCGCCGTCGTGTACGCCGTCGACCGACCGAGCGGCGACTGGACGCGCGCGCTCCGGTCCCGGCTCCTCCTCGGCGTCCCGTGGGGGACGCTGGTCGTGATGGCGGGCGTGGTCGGGGTGTACCTGTTCGTCCAGTCCGGCCTCGACAACCCGAACCGGCCGGTCGTCATCCCGTTCCGGTCGTGGTCGTACTTCTACCCGGAGGGGCTCGTCTGGTCGAGCTTCGCGCACGCGAGCCGCGGTCACATCACCGGCAACCTCCTGGCCGCGGTCGTCGCCGGCGGCCTCTCGGAGTACGCGTACGGCCACTTCCCCGACGGCCGCGAGGTCGGGGACGCGGACCGGCTCGCCGTCCGCCTCCGACGCCTGCCGAGTCGCCTGCGCGCGCTCCCGAGCCGAGCGCGGCGTCTCCCCGAGCGGATCCGAGCGATTCCGGGCCGGATCGCCGCCGTCGAGTCGCCCGCGGCGAACCCGTACGTCCGGGCGTTCCTGATCGTGCCCGGCGCCGCGGTCGCGTTCGGCCTCGCCTCCGCGCTGTTCGCGCTGGGGCCGGTGATCGGCTTCTCCGTCGTCGTGTTCGCGTACTGGGGGTTCGCGCTCGTCTCGCGCCCGGTCGCCGCGGTCGTCGCCATGGCCGGAACGACGCTCGTCGGCGTCCTCTACGACGCCGTCCGGGTCCCGGTGGCGTTCGCGGAGGCGTCGCCCTCATACGGCGTGCCGGGGTGGGCGAACGTCGCGATACAGGGCCACGCGCTCGGGCTCATCGGCGGCGCGCTGGTCGCGGTCGTCCTGCTCCGGCGACGCAGCCAAGTCCGGAACGGCGGGGATCGCGGCGCCGACTCGGACGCGGCCGCGGGGCGGTGGCGGCACCACCCGGTCGCGACCGCCGACGGCGGCGGGGCCCGTACGGACGCGACGGAGCGGTCGGCGATCGTCGTCTTCGGCGCGCTGCTGCTGTTCGGCGCGTCGCGCCGGCTGTGGGCGGTGTACTGGTACCTCGGCAACGAGCGCTACGAGCTGTACCGCGCGGTCGGCGTCGGGCTGCTCGCCCTGCTCGCGGCGATAGTCGCCGTCGCGGCCGTCTCGCGGGACGAGCCCTTCTGGCCGGCCCGGGCGGTGCCGGACCCCGAGACGATCCGGGGCGGGGTCCGGTCGGCGACGCCGGCGGCGGTCGGCCTCCTGCTGCTCGTCGCGGCGCTGGCCGTCGTCGCCGGGCCGGCCGTCGTCCCGAACCTCGTCGCGGTCGACGACGGCGAGCTCCCCGGCGACCCGGTCGAGGTGGAGGGGTATCAGGTGACGTACGCGGAGGACGTGGAGAACCGGCTCGTGGGCGTCGTCGACGTCGAGGCGTTCGGCCGGTCGACGTCGGTCAACACCTCGGGAGTGATCGTCAGCAACCCCGACCGCGAGATATGGACGACGGCCGTCTCGAAGGGGAACCTCGCGTTCTGGGGGTACCGCGCGGTCGACGTGGGTGGGACCGGCTGGCGCGAGACTGTGTGGGTCCAGCGTGTCGGCTGGGTGGCGGCGAACGGGGGGCCGACGTACCGGGTCGACGCGGTCCGGAACGAGACCCGGCGGACGCTGTTCACGAGCGAACCGGCGCGCGCCGAACCCCGGATCGACGGCCGTAACGTCGTTGTCGCGGCCGCGCGCGGAGGCTTCGAGCTGTCGGTGATCGGCGGCAGCGGCAACAACGTCACGGCGGCGCTCCCGGCGGCGAACGAGTCGGTGACGGTCCGGGGGATCACCCTCGTGCGCGAGGGGGATGTCCTGTTTGCGGAGCGCAACGAGACGCGGGTCCGGATCGCGCAGCGGGAGCGGTACGAAGGGCGTCAGTAG
- a CDS encoding METTL5 family protein: MATKRSLAAKLGVVAGFERPDAALEQYPTPPELAAHVVHLADLHGDVDGRTVIDLGAGTGMLALAAALRGPARVVGLELDGGALATARANERRVAASAPVHWVRGDATRPPLAVAEPATVVMNPPFGAQDGNRNADREFLAVASDLADVSYSVHNGGSREFVEAFAADEGGEVTHAFAAEFRIDAQFDHHTDAARDIDTEVYRIEWS, from the coding sequence ATGGCGACGAAGCGGTCGCTCGCGGCCAAGCTCGGCGTCGTCGCCGGCTTCGAGCGCCCGGACGCCGCCCTGGAACAGTACCCGACACCCCCGGAGCTGGCCGCCCACGTCGTCCACCTCGCCGACCTCCACGGCGACGTCGACGGCCGGACCGTGATCGACCTCGGCGCCGGGACCGGGATGCTCGCGCTGGCCGCGGCGCTGCGCGGCCCCGCCCGCGTCGTCGGCCTCGAACTCGACGGCGGCGCGCTCGCGACCGCCCGCGCCAACGAGCGTCGCGTCGCCGCCAGCGCGCCGGTCCACTGGGTCCGCGGCGACGCCACCCGCCCCCCGCTGGCCGTCGCGGAGCCGGCGACGGTCGTGATGAACCCACCGTTCGGCGCGCAGGACGGGAACCGCAACGCCGACCGGGAGTTCCTCGCGGTCGCGAGCGACCTCGCCGACGTCTCCTACTCGGTCCACAACGGCGGGAGCCGGGAGTTCGTCGAGGCGTTCGCCGCCGACGAGGGCGGCGAGGTGACCCACGCGTTCGCGGCCGAGTTCCGGATCGACGCGCAGTTCGACCACCACACGGACGCGGCGCGCGACATCGACACCGAAGTGTACCGGATCGAGTGGTCGTAG
- a CDS encoding UPF0058 family protein, with protein sequence MHKDELLELHEQMVTIMEHFRAQESVDGSLFDPYDELDVDPSHVHKSKSEHKHAVFVLGNALANAMSEDEFSPAGRVGKRMEELADDAENKI encoded by the coding sequence ATGCACAAGGACGAGCTGCTCGAACTCCACGAACAGATGGTGACGATCATGGAGCACTTCCGCGCCCAGGAGTCGGTCGACGGATCGCTGTTCGACCCGTACGACGAGCTCGACGTCGACCCCTCGCACGTCCACAAGTCGAAGAGCGAGCACAAGCACGCGGTGTTCGTCCTCGGGAACGCCCTGGCGAACGCGATGAGCGAAGACGAGTTCTCGCCCGCCGGCCGCGTCGGCAAGCGGATGGAGGAGCTCGCCGACGACGCGGAGAACAAGATCTGA
- a CDS encoding acyl-CoA dehydrogenase family protein — MELLDDSIVPERAREVKQEAREFADEYIAPNAEAYYESGEYPWEVLEAGMDAGLVAQDIGEEYGGKGFDLAQVLAIAEEFYRADAGIALTLQLASFGAEMVEDYGTEEQKEKYLRPVAENDQISGLAVSEPQTGSDLAGMTTKAEKVEGGYELTGEKYWVGNAVEADWLTVYAKTGESDDRYSNYTLFIVETDSDGYEAEHIPEKMGMRASKQGHIVFDDCFVPEENVVGSEGGGFYVLADFFNHGRVIVGGHGLGLAAAAIEEAEAFIDEREAFGRTIDDFQAVQHTISDMRIGFESARALNWRACEKVANNEDAGYWAALAKTKSTEVATDCAEKGMKLHGGRSILTERRIARVYRDVRIPVIYEGANDIQRNLIYRQSR; from the coding sequence ATGGAGCTGCTCGACGACAGCATCGTGCCGGAGCGCGCGCGAGAGGTCAAACAGGAGGCGCGGGAGTTCGCCGACGAGTACATCGCCCCGAACGCGGAGGCGTACTACGAGTCCGGCGAGTACCCGTGGGAAGTGCTCGAAGCGGGAATGGACGCCGGACTGGTCGCCCAAGACATCGGCGAGGAGTACGGCGGCAAGGGGTTCGACCTGGCGCAGGTGCTGGCCATCGCGGAGGAGTTCTACCGCGCCGACGCCGGCATCGCGCTCACCCTCCAGCTGGCCAGCTTCGGCGCGGAGATGGTCGAGGATTACGGGACCGAGGAACAGAAGGAGAAGTACCTCCGGCCCGTCGCCGAGAACGACCAGATCTCCGGGCTCGCGGTCTCCGAGCCGCAGACCGGCTCCGACCTGGCGGGCATGACGACGAAGGCCGAGAAGGTCGAGGGCGGGTACGAGCTGACCGGCGAGAAGTACTGGGTCGGCAACGCGGTCGAGGCCGACTGGCTGACCGTCTACGCGAAGACCGGCGAGAGCGACGACCGCTACTCCAACTACACGCTGTTCATCGTCGAGACCGACTCCGACGGCTACGAGGCCGAGCACATCCCCGAGAAGATGGGGATGCGCGCGTCCAAGCAGGGCCACATCGTCTTCGATGACTGCTTCGTGCCCGAGGAGAACGTCGTCGGCAGCGAGGGCGGCGGCTTCTACGTGCTCGCGGACTTCTTCAACCACGGCCGCGTCATCGTCGGGGGCCACGGGCTCGGGCTCGCCGCGGCCGCCATCGAGGAGGCGGAGGCGTTCATCGACGAGCGCGAGGCGTTCGGCCGCACCATCGACGACTTCCAGGCCGTCCAGCACACCATCTCGGACATGCGGATCGGGTTCGAGTCGGCGCGGGCGCTCAACTGGCGCGCCTGCGAGAAGGTCGCGAACAACGAGGACGCCGGCTACTGGGCCGCGCTGGCGAAGACCAAGTCGACGGAGGTCGCCACCGACTGCGCCGAGAAGGGCATGAAGCTCCACGGCGGCCGCTCGATCCTGACCGAGCGCCGGATCGCCCGCGTCTACCGCGACGTGCGCATCCCGGTGATCTACGAGGGCGCAAACGACATCCAGCGCAACCTCATCTACCGGCAGTCGCGGTAG